The DNA region CGTTGCCCCGTACCTCGACTCGATCACCGTCCCCGAACAGCAGCCGGACGGCGGGAAAGGCGTCTAGCGACACGTCGGCGCTCCCGCCCCCGCTGGTGAGCCGATCCTCGACTCGGTTCTCGGCCACGGGCGGGATCACGAACTGGCTCGCGACCGCCAGGACGACGAGAACCGCGAGTGCGATCAGGAGGACCTTGCCCACCCCGGCAGCTTCGCAGTCCGAGCATGCCGGGATAGACTCGCGGCTCGATGGCGGAGGCCGCCGCGCGTAACCCCAGGGTGCTTGCGATCGATGCCGGCGGGACGATGACCGACACCTTCATCGTCGACGAGTCGGGCTCGTTCGTGGTCGGCAAGGCGCAGACGACGCCGGACGACGAGTCGATCGGTTTCATGGAGTCGGCGCAGGACGCCCTGAAGCAGTGGGGCTCTACTCCCGGGGAGACGTTCGGCGCGATTGCCTCGGGCATCTACAGCGGCACCGCGATGCTCAACCGCCTGCTCTCCCGCCAGGGCCTCGAGATCGGAGCGATCGTGACCGCCGGGCAGGAGGACTACCTGAAGATCGAGCGCGGTATCCAGACCTACCTCGGCTACTCCTACTCGGATCGCCTGCACCTCGCGACGCACTACCACAACCCGCCGCTCGTGCCCCGTGAGCGGATGAAGGGCGTGCGCGGCCGGATTGACGTGTTCGGTGACGAGGTGGCGCCGCTTCGCGAAGCCGACGCCCGTGAGGCCGCCGCCGAGCTCCTGGACGCGGGAGTCGACGGGATCTGCGTCTGCCTGCTGTTCTCCTACCGCAACGCCGAGCACGAGATCCGCGTGGGCGAGATCCTCGAGGAGGAGAAGGCGAAGCGAGGGCTCGACAACGGGGTGCCGGTCTTCCTTTCCTCCGAGCTCTATCCGCAGCGACGCGATCTGCCGCGGCTCAATTCGACCCTGATCGAGGCCTATGCGGCAGAGCCATCGCGGGGAACACTGAAGGCGGTGCGCGATAAGACCAAGGAGGCCGGCGCCGCGTTCGAGCTCCGGGTGATGGCCTCCCACGGCGGCACGATCTCGATCGAGGCCAGGGAGCTGGCGCGGACGCTGGTCTCGGGACCGATCGGCGGCGTCGTCGGGGGCCAGGGGATAGCGGAGCGGCTCGAGATCCCGAACGCGCTCTGCACCGACATCGGCGGGACGTCATTCGACATCGCGTTGATCACGGACGGACGGTTCGAGATCACACCAACGCCCGACATTGCCCGCTTCATGCTCAACATGCCTCTGGTCCGGATCGACTCGATCGGGGCCGGAACCGGGTCATTCGTCCGGGTCAACCCGAACTCGGGGCGACCCGAGCTGGGACCGGACTCGGCTGGCGCCAGGATCGGCGTCTGCTGGCCGGAGGGCGGCCTGGAGACCATCTCCGTCACCGACCTGAACCTCGTGTTGGGGCGCGTCAATCCCGACTACTTCCTGGGCGGTGACGTCAAGCTCGACCCCGAGCGGGCCCGCGCCGAGGTTGGGCGCCAGCTCGCCGAGCCCCTCGGGCTGGAGGTCGACGACGCGGCGGCGGGGGTGGTGGAGCTGTTCGAGCAGACGCTCAAGAACGAGGCGGTCGGCCGGATCCTGGGAAAGGGCTACTCGCCCGCCGATTACGCGCTGCTCTGCTACGGGGGCGGCGGCCCTCTGCACGTCGCCGGCTACACGGAGGGGGTCGCCTACCGCGACGTCCTGGTGCCCGCCTGGGCTGCCGGGTTCTCAGCGTACGGTTGCGCGTGCGCGGATTTCGAGTACCGCTACGACCAGACGATCGACATGCCCATCCTGCCCGGCCAGGACGAGATGGAGAAGGCGGGGGTCGCGGTGATGATCACCGGCGCCTGGCTGGGGCTGCGGGACAAGGTCGCCGCGGAGTTCGAGAAGTCGGGCGTGGAGCGCGAGGCGATCGACTTCACCCACGCCGTGCGGATGCAGTACTACGGCCAGCTCAACGACATCGAGATCGTCTCCCCGCACGCCGAGCTCGAGGACGACGTCCAGCTCGATGACCTGATCGCCGAGTTCGAGGACGCCTACGGCAAGGTCTACGCCCGCTCCGCTCGCTCACCCGAGCTGGGCTACCTGGTGACCCAGGCGATCGTTCACGGCTCGGTGGAGGTCGAGAAGCCGGCGCTGCCCGACCTGGGCGAGCAGCAGGGAACCCCGCCCAGCAAGGGGACTCGGCGAGTCCGCTGGAGCGACGGGCATGCCGACACCGATATCTACGAGCTCGATCAGGTCGTGGCCGGCAATGAGATCACGGGCCCGGCGATCGTCGAGTCGGTCGCAACCACCTTCGCGATCCCGCCCGGACGCCGGGCGCGGCTCGACCGCCACCAGATCTTTCACCTCGCGGGCTAGACGCGAGTCCTCAACCCGCCGCGCCGGCACAGCCGCGGCTGGTGAACGCCGCCTTGGTCGTGTACTGGCTGCGCGGGAAGAACGGACCCATGACCTTGCGCTCGGTGCCCGGCCGCCCGACACGCTGGATCGCCTGGGCGAAGCTGGGCGAGGCCAGCATGTTCCGCATGATCAGGAGCCCGTAGTCTCGGTCGCCGGCGCCGTCACCTCGGTCTCCCCAGTCCAGCCAGGCCACGCCGCACTGCGCCCGGGCGTTCGGTGGGCGGTCCGAGGCCCGACTGACCACCACCGTGTAGTCGCGCCCACTTCGGTCGAGGACCTGGTGGTCGGCCAAGCAGTCGGGGGTGCGCGTCGTGACCCTCGACTCGCCGGTGCAGAGCGACCAGAAGCGAAGCTTCGCGTCGGGCATGCGCGTGGGGCTGGTGTCCGTGCGGGCGAACTGCGGCAGCCTTCCCTTGACGACGAGCAGTGGGCCGAAGTGGCGGCTGAGGTGCACGTAGATGTAGGCGGTGTCGC from Solirubrobacterales bacterium includes:
- a CDS encoding hydantoinase/oxoprolinase family protein, which translates into the protein MAEAAARNPRVLAIDAGGTMTDTFIVDESGSFVVGKAQTTPDDESIGFMESAQDALKQWGSTPGETFGAIASGIYSGTAMLNRLLSRQGLEIGAIVTAGQEDYLKIERGIQTYLGYSYSDRLHLATHYHNPPLVPRERMKGVRGRIDVFGDEVAPLREADAREAAAELLDAGVDGICVCLLFSYRNAEHEIRVGEILEEEKAKRGLDNGVPVFLSSELYPQRRDLPRLNSTLIEAYAAEPSRGTLKAVRDKTKEAGAAFELRVMASHGGTISIEARELARTLVSGPIGGVVGGQGIAERLEIPNALCTDIGGTSFDIALITDGRFEITPTPDIARFMLNMPLVRIDSIGAGTGSFVRVNPNSGRPELGPDSAGARIGVCWPEGGLETISVTDLNLVLGRVNPDYFLGGDVKLDPERARAEVGRQLAEPLGLEVDDAAAGVVELFEQTLKNEAVGRILGKGYSPADYALLCYGGGGPLHVAGYTEGVAYRDVLVPAWAAGFSAYGCACADFEYRYDQTIDMPILPGQDEMEKAGVAVMITGAWLGLRDKVAAEFEKSGVEREAIDFTHAVRMQYYGQLNDIEIVSPHAELEDDVQLDDLIAEFEDAYGKVYARSARSPELGYLVTQAIVHGSVEVEKPALPDLGEQQGTPPSKGTRRVRWSDGHADTDIYELDQVVAGNEITGPAIVESVATTFAIPPGRRARLDRHQIFHLAG